A genomic segment from Oncorhynchus clarkii lewisi isolate Uvic-CL-2024 chromosome 12, UVic_Ocla_1.0, whole genome shotgun sequence encodes:
- the LOC139421344 gene encoding sterol regulatory element-binding protein 2-like isoform X3: protein MDSNVSGEYISTMENMDPTLSELGDEFTLGDIDEMLQFVSNQVGDFPDLFEDQMASAGSLQNGAGATPRPPPQAPQTPQTTTTVYQNSNVTPTPTQTLAPQSLPLTPPQTPVQTFSSGQHHIRAPPLLQPRPQMQAIQPQPQQQPTIQVHSQSIPMQTHSFPVHTLVQTHNQAMPIQTQAQTVMITSSGGQSRFIQNPVICHQSPTTSFQVLQPQMQSIMTSPQVQPMTIQHQRLLQTGQTIQTLSTAPTVHTMQQQVQQLLVHQPQILKTENLVLTTLKPDGTQVLSTMQNPGITTLTHPIQTQTLQVPTLMGSNILTTVPVMMGGGDKLPIKQLSSGTSHCVGGNRQVMDHGMGMVMGPGGVMKEGERRTTHNIIEKRYRSSINDKILELRDLVMGGDAKMHKSGVLRKAIDYIKYLQQVNHKLRQENLALKMNSKNKSVVLSDDVEMKPEMLMMSPPASESGSGSPREFSPYCIDSEPGSPLLDHEQVKSEPGSPSSVGVMDRSRLLLCALTFFCLSLNPLPSLLGSEAQSSSSLTSAHGASRTLFSLPSQTQNFATWLWCLLPWLTVWILSGVGAVWGCVRVLYLWEPVTPLHSPKSVSFWRQRKQADLHLNRGDYTAAVASLKTCLSVLTRALPTTSWDLLFSLSWNLIRYCLHHPTPLGWLVRQVGGKHKGEESKTSSRDAALVYHRLSQLQLTGKLPQSSGLWALSLSMSAVNLSESAQSKMAPTQQAHIYVTAATALRTVLGHHLSCLPGYLLSCAEGVASQSDSKPIPDCLHWLFTPLGRQFFLSCDWSVKSESREGVYTSQRDPADPIAQLHRCFCEKLLERAVHSLIQPHTDTEADKPKNDSGEFSSALEFLQLLNSCTEESSSPPFPAPPNHTTMPVADPVSRWWALVLKAAAHWLQGDDVAVRSLLAEAERMPRALHTLDHPLPKAVLLLCKAVQMSLSPLKGEGAVACLSHCDRASSYLRTSISVPLSTQSGNWLNKGVELLVCDLLLTLRTSLWQRGSSSNGEPGPAPSSQLAGFQRDLSSLRRLGQCYRQAQHKVFLHETTVRLMAGASPTRTHQLLEHSLRRRTNTPGYTTTEGDCVLGERERAHAILLACRHLPLPLLTPPGHRARLLAEAKRTLERVGDRRSLQDCQQILLRLSGGTTIAAS from the exons ATGGACAGTAACGTTAGTGGGGAGTACATCTCGACCATGGAAAATATGGATCCGACTTTGTCAGAACTAGGGGACGAATTTACACTGGGCGACATCGATG AGATGCTCCAGTTCGTCAGCAACCAGGTGGGGGACTTCCCCGACCTCTTTGAGGACCAGATGGCCTCTGCGGGCTCCCTACAGAACGGTGCTGGGGCCACCCCACGCCCACCCCCTCAAGCCCCACAGACACCCCAGACCACTACCACAGTTTACCAGAACAGCAACgtgacccccacccccacccaaaCACTGGCCCCCCAGTCCCTGCCCCTCACCCCACCACAGACCCCAGTCCAGACATTCTCTTCAGGGCAGCATCATATCCGCGCCCCTCCCCTGCTCCAGCCCCGGCCCCAGATGCAGGCcatccagcctcagccccagcagcAACCCACCATCCAGGTCCACAGCCAGAGCATCCCCATGCAGACGCATAGCTTCCCTGTGCACACCCTGGTCCAGACCCACAACCAGGCTATGCCCATCCAGACCCAGGCCCAGACGGTGATGATCACATCCAGCGGTGGCCAGTCCCGCTTCATCCAGAACCCTGTCATCTGCCACCAGAGTCCCACTACAAGCTTCCAAG TCCTCCAACCGCAGATGCAGAGCATAATGACATCACCACAGGTTCAACCCATGACCATCCAGCACCAGAGACTACTGCAGACGGGCCAGACCATCCAGACTCTCTCCACCGCGCCTACAGTCCACACCATGCAACAGCAGGTTCAACAG CTTCTGGTCCACCAGCCTCAGATTCTGAAGACCGAGAATCTGGTTCTGACCACCCTGAAACCTGATGGGACACAGGTTCTGTCCACCATGCAGAACCCTGGGATCACCACCTTGACCCATCCTATCCAGACACAGACTCTACAGGTACCG ACTCTGATGGGCAGTAACATCCTGACCACTGTGCCTGTCATGATGGGGGGCGGAGACAAGCTGCCCATCAAACAGCTGTCGTCAGGCACCTCCCACTGTGTAGGTGGGAACAGGCAGGTGATGGACCACGGGATGGGAATGGTGATGGGTCCAGGGGGGGTgatgaaggagggggagaggagaaccaCCCACAACATCATCGAGAAGAGGTACCGCTCCTCCATCAATGACAAGATCCTGGAGCTGAGAGACCTGGTCATGGGCGGCGACGCTAAG ATGCACAAGTCAGGAGTGCTGAGGAAAGCCATCGACTACATCAAATACCTGCAGCAGGTCAACCACAAACTACGGCAGGAGAACCTGGCCCTCAAGATGAACAGCAAGAACA AGTCAGTGGTGCTGTCTGACGATGTGGAGATGAAACCAGAGATGCTGATGATGTCACCTCCAGCCTCAGAGTCTGGATCAGGATCTCCTCGTGAGTTCTCTCCATACTGCATCGACTCAGAGCCTGGCAGTCCCTTACTGGACCATGAGCAG gTGAAGAGTGAGCCTGGCTCACCCTCTTCTGTGGGAGTGATGGATCGCTCTCGTCTCCTCCTCTGCGCCCTCACCTTCTTCTGCCTCTCCCTCAACCCCCTGCCCTCTCTCCTGGGATCTGAGGCCCAGAGCAGCTCTAGCTTGACCTCTGCACACGGAGCCTCCAGGACACTGTTCTCATTACCCAGCCAGACCCAGAACTTTG CGACCTGGCTTTGGTGCCTGTTGCCATGGTTGACGGTGTGGATTTTGAGCGGTGTTGGGGCAGTGTGGGGCTGTGTTAGGGTCCTCTACCTCTGGGAGCCTGTCACCCCCCTCCACTCGCCCAAATCAGTCTCCTTCTGGAGGCAGCGTAAACAAGCAGACCTACATCTCAACAGA GGTGACTATACAGCAGCCGTGGCCAGTTTGAAAACCTGCCTGTCAgtcttgaccagagccctgccCACCACCAGTTGggacctcctcttctccctctcctggaACCTAATTCGCTACTGTCTGCATCACCCCACCCCTCTGGGCTGGCTGGTTCGCCAAGTTGGTGGGAAGCACAAGGGGGAGGAGTCCAAGACCAGCTCCCGGGACGCAGCTCTGGTCTACCATAGGCTGAGCCAGCTGCAACTCACAG ggaAGCTTCCCCAGAGCAGTGGCCTGtgggctctgtctctgtctatgagtGCCGTCAACCTCAGTGAGAGCGCCCAAAGCAAGATGGCCCCCACCCAGCAGGCCCATATCTATGTCACCGCGGCAACAGCTTTGCGCACTGTACTGGGCCACCACCTCTCCTGCCTGCCT GGTTACCTTTTGAGCTGTGCTGAGGGTGTGGCCAGCCAATCAGACTCCAAGCCCATCCCTGACTGTTTGCACTGGCTCTTCACCCCATTGGGCAGGCAGTTCTTCCTCAGCTGTGATTGGTCTGTGAAGTCTGAGAGCAGAGAGGGCGTGTACACTTCCCAGAGAGACCCAG cTGACCCCATCGCCCAGCTGCATCGTTGTTTCTGTGAGAAGCTGCTGGAGAGAGCTGTGCACTCCCTCATCCAGCCCCACACTGACACGGAGGCAGACAAGCCCAAGAACGACTCGGG ggagttCTCCAGTGCCTTGGAGTTTCTCCAGCTATTGAACAGCTGCACAGAGGAGTCCTCCTCACCTCCCTTCCCAGCCCCACCTAATCACACCACCATGCCAG TGGCAGACCCAGTGAGTCGCTGGTGGGCATTGGTCCTAAAGGCTGCTGCCCATTGGCTGCAAGGAGATGATGTCGCTGTGAGGTCGCTGCTGGCAGAGGCAGAGCGCATGCCCAGAGCTCTCCATACCCTCGA TCATCCGTTGCCCAAggctgtgctgctgctgtgtAAGGCGGTGCAGATGAGCCTGTCTCCTCTGAAGGGAGAGGGGGCGGTGGCCTGTCTGTCTCACTGCGACAGGGCCAGCAGCTACCTGCGCACCAGCATCTCTGTTCCCCTGTCCACCCAGTCTGGCAACTGGCTCAACAAG GGGGTGGAGCTCCTGGTCTGTGACCTCTTGCTGACCCTCAGGACCAGCCTATGGCAAAGAGGAAGCAGCAGCAATGGGGAGCCAGGCCCCGCCCCTAGCTCCCAATTGGCGGGATTCCAGCGGGACCTGAGTTCGTTGCGAAGGCTGGGCCAATGCTACAGACAGGCACAACACAAG GTGTTCCTGCATGAGACCACAGTGAGGCTGATGGCTGGAGCCAGTCCCACCCGTACACACCAGCTACTGGAACACAGCCTCCGACGCAGGACCAACACCCCTGGATACACCACGA CTGAGGGTGACTGTGTTCTGGGTGAGCGTGAAAGGGCTCATGCCATCCTGCTGGCGTGCCGCCACCTACCCTTACCCCTGCTGACACCACCAGGGCACCGCGCCCGCCTGCTGGCCGAGGCCAAGCGCACCCTTGAGCGTGTGGGCGACCGCCGCTCCCTACAGGACTGCCAGCAGATCCTGCTCCGCCTCAGCGGGGGCACCACCATCGCGGCCTCCTGA